The genomic interval GCCCCTGCCAACAAAATAGTACCTATCATACTCTACGGAGCTCCTAACAAAAAAGCTCTTCCCCACCTTCCTCCTGCCATAAACAAGAACCCACCTACCTGTGTTTCTAAACCTTTCTACATCACTAAAACGGATTATACTAACCATAAATAGTCTAACTATAATTATGGTAATAAAGTTAACCACGTACCACCTAACCTCCGAAGCTCAACCTGCTTCAAATACACGTTCCAAGCCTAAAGTGTAGTAAACCCCCAGCCACCCTGAGACAACCTACCTTTTGTATGATTCAGTCTGTGGAGATTTTTTCCCAAGCGTTCGTGTCATCAGAAAACTATATGAACACGTTCATAATGATCATAAACATGATGAATATATTCATAAATAGGGAAAGAGAACTACAATTCCTAGAAGAGAGGTACCTCTCTAACCGGGCTGAACTAATAATAATCTACGGACGTAGAAGAGTTGGCAAAACCTTCCTATTGAGGAAATTCCTCGAAGGCAAAAAAGGAGTATACTTCGTGGTTTCAAGGCTCGGAAACATCCTCCAAGATTTCTCAGGAGCCATAGCAGACCAGCTAGGCGTGTATCCTCCCATGTTCCTCAGTTACAAAGACTTGTTCAGGTACATGGCTCAGGAAAGTAGCAGGGAAAGAACAATTTTCATTGTTGACGAGTTCCAGAGACTCGCCGAGAGCGACTCATCCTTCTTGATGGAGCTACAGTCTGCCTGGGACAACTTTCTCAGAAACTCCAACATTTTTCTTGTCTTGAGCGGCTCCTCTATAGGGGTAATCGAGAAAATAGCGCTATCATCATCTTCTCCCATTTTTGGTCGCCGAACGGGACAACTCAAATTAAAACCATTCATTTTCAAGTGTGCAAAAGAGTTTATGAAGAGCTGGCCCTGCGAGGACAAGATCCGGGCTTACGCCGTCTATGGTGGCACACCTGCCTATCTATCACATATAGACACATCAAAGACACTAATCGACAACATAAAACGCAACATACTGGAGCCAAGCGGCCCACTCCACGAGGAACCATACTTCCTACTCTCCACTGAGACACGAGAGCCGCTACGATACATGGCCATACTCGAGGCGATTGCGTCGGGTGCCACGACCCTCGGCGAAATAGCCTCTAAGAGCGGTATCTCTACAAACGAGTTGCCAAGATACATCAGGACCCTCGAGGCACTACTAGACCTTGTTGAGAAGAGATATCCACTCCTAGAGGAGGGGAGACGTGGAAGAGCAATATACATCATGAAGGACAATTTTATACGCTTCTGGTTCAAGTTTGTAAGGCCCAACCTCTACATACTCGAACTAGGAGAAGTAGAAAGGGTAGCCCAGAGGGTAAAAGAAAACCTAGACCAATACGTATCCCAAGTATTCGAGGAAATCGCCCTTGAACACTTCTCCCACGCTGTCCCAGCAATAAGGATTGGAAAATGGTGGAAAGGCGAAACAGAAATAGACGGCGTAGCAATAGACGAGAAAACCAAGACAGCATACTTCATGGAGGCAAAATGGACAAACAAGCCAGTAGACAAACAAGTCCTAAGACAGCTAGAAGCCAAAGCCCAAGAATTCGACTGGAAGAAAAACGAGAGAAAAGAAGTCTACTACATATATTCAAGAAGCGGGTTCACGTTCACACCAGAAGAAGACGTGAAACTAGTAAACCTGCAGGAAATCTGCAACAAACCATGCAACCAAGAGAGCATAACTTAAAACAAGACAAACAACCCCACATATCGCTATATATATTGTCTCTTCCATAGGTCCCCCTATTTATACCGAGCCGCTTCTCCGTCTAGAATTTGGAATCATTAAAGCGAATTAGTAACAGCAAAGGTAAAATTATCCAAGCCCAGCGCTTACCTTCCCAGAGACCCCAGCCTATAAGCAATAAAAATATTCCCAAGACTAGGTAGAATATGCCATCGCCAATGTAATCAGAAATAAGAAAAAGACCGGTATAAGGAAAACGAATATGAAAAAGACTAAGAAAAAGGCCATTTAATGTAAATGTCGCACCTCCAATAACTGCTAGACCTGCAATTATAGTTATGCCATCTGGTCTTGTAGGACGGGAGGATGAAGCACTAGTTTGCGATTTCATAATTTAAATAGGAACCATAGGTAAATATATATTTTTCTCTGTGTCGCACGTTGAGTCGAACTAGCAGTGGTGGTTAGGTGGGACGTTTGGCTCAAACTAAGTAGCTCGTAAATTTTTAATAGCGCCTGCGAGACTTTTATAGATAGATGTCTCTGTCTGCTAGTGAGAAGAAGAGGTTCCTGAGGGCCCTCGAGGAGGACAGGGAGTTTAGGTACGCGGTGGCAGGGTACTTGGGGCTCTCTGAGACGCTTAAGAGGCTTGACAGTCTAGAGGAAAGTATGAAGAAGCTTTGGGAGGAGGTTAAAGCGCTCAGAGGAGATGTAAACACATTAAAAGACGGCGTGGGCACGTTGAAGAGCGATGTGAACATGCTTAAAAGCGATGTAAACATTCTAAAGAGCGACGTAAACATACTTAAAAGCAATGTAGGCACGCTGAAGGACGATGTCGGTTCGCTGAAAGCAGACTTCAGCATACTAAAGAGCGATACTGGGACTCTGAGGGAAGACGTAAGGCATATCCGCACAACCCTGGAAAGGTTAACTCTGACAGCCGAGGAAGAGGCTAGAAGCGTGGTGAAGCACAAGCTGAAGGAGAAGCTAAACATCGACATAGAGCTAGACAGGGTCTTCATAGACGCAACGGAGGTGGACATGTACGGCGCCATGGGAGACATCTGCGTGGTCGGCGAGGCTACGGTGAGGCTTGGACCCAGCCTGGTAAACGAGCTACTAGGCAAAGTAAAGATGATAAGGGACAAGAGACCTGACCTCCTCAGAAGAAAGCTAATCAAGGTCATATACACGGACTATGCGACCCCAGAAGCGATAGAAGCCGCCGCGAAGAGCAAAGTCTGGATACTAAGATGGGAAAAAGAACTCACACCGCTATCTATCGAGGAGATTGGTTAAGCAGAGTTTCCAGACCCCAGTAGAACCAGGCCAGCCATGTACTATCATTCGTAGTGTGCACAATTGTTTTACCACGTTTAGCGCGTATATGAGGAAACACCGAGGATACTTGCATCCGAGATGGTTTTTCGTCAATTGTCTATGGGATTTTTTTGGTAGAATGCTGGTGATGTGCACTCCGAGGCCAAACGCTAATGTCCTCGCGCTTTTGAGGAGAACGAGGGAAATACCCCTGGTTGCCTGCGA from Thermofilum adornatum carries:
- a CDS encoding ATP-binding protein; this encodes MMNIFINRERELQFLEERYLSNRAELIIIYGRRRVGKTFLLRKFLEGKKGVYFVVSRLGNILQDFSGAIADQLGVYPPMFLSYKDLFRYMAQESSRERTIFIVDEFQRLAESDSSFLMELQSAWDNFLRNSNIFLVLSGSSIGVIEKIALSSSSPIFGRRTGQLKLKPFIFKCAKEFMKSWPCEDKIRAYAVYGGTPAYLSHIDTSKTLIDNIKRNILEPSGPLHEEPYFLLSTETREPLRYMAILEAIASGATTLGEIASKSGISTNELPRYIRTLEALLDLVEKRYPLLEEGRRGRAIYIMKDNFIRFWFKFVRPNLYILELGEVERVAQRVKENLDQYVSQVFEEIALEHFSHAVPAIRIGKWWKGETEIDGVAIDEKTKTAYFMEAKWTNKPVDKQVLRQLEAKAQEFDWKKNERKEVYYIYSRSGFTFTPEEDVKLVNLQEICNKPCNQESIT